The Gloeobacter violaceus PCC 7421 DNA window GGGGTGCTCTACACCTGCGACGCTTTTGGGATGCACTACTGCAACGAGCGGATGTTCGATGAGGACTTGAGTGCCATCGAGCCCGATTACCGTTTTTATTACGAGTGCCTGATGGCTCCCAACGCCCGCTCGGTGCTCACCGCCCTCAAGCGCATGGAGCCTCTGGGGGAGATCACCGCCATTGCCACCGGCCACGGGCCGATGCTCAAGCTGCACCTGGGCGAGTTGGTCGATCGGTACCGGCGCTGGAGCCAGGAGCAGAGCGAGGCGACCACCAGCGTGGCAGTCTTCTATGTCTCGGACTACGGCTACAGCGACCGGCTATCCCAGGCGATTGCCCAGGGAATCACCAAGTCCCACGTCGCCACCGAACTGGTGGACCTGCGCGCCACGCCCCTCGCCGAGATCCAGGAAATCGTCCGCCAGAGCGCCGGGGTGGTGATTGGCACCCCCCCCACGGCGGGGCCGGCCGCCCAGGCGACCCAGGCGGCTTTGGGCGTGATTCTGGCCAACGTCAAAGAAAAGCAGGCTTTTGGCATCTACGAAGCCTGCGGTGGGTTCGACGAGCCCGCCTTTCCGCTTTCGAGCCGATTTGCCGATCTGGGCCTGGTGCGGGCCTTTGCCCCCATTCGCATCCCCGGGCGCGAAGGGGCGCTGGCCGAGGCCGAGGCGACCGGCACACCCACCCCGGCGCTGTACAAGCTCTGCGAAGAGTCCGGGACCGACCTGGCCCAATGGCTCACCCGCGACCGCACCGTCCAGCAGATGAAGGCGGTCGCGGTCGGGCTCGACAAGGCGATGGGCCGTCTGTCGGGCGGGCTGTACGTGCTCACCGCCGCCAAAGGCGAACTCAAAGGCGCCATGCTCGCCTCCTGGGTCAACCAGGCGAGCTTTGCCCCCCTGGGCGTCACGATCGCCGTCGCCAAGGACCGGGCCATCGAAGCGCTGATGCAGGTGGGCGACCTGTTTGCCCTCAATGTGCTCGAAGAAGGCAAGTACGCTCCGCTGATGCGCCACTTTCTGAAGCGCTTTGCCCCCGGCGAGGACCGCTTCGTGGGTGTGGAAACGCTCACCGGCACGGGCGGCACGCCAATTCTGGCCGATGCCCTCGCCTATATGGAGTGCCGGGTCGCCAGCCGCATGGAGTGTTCCGATCACTGGCTGGTCTACGGCGTGGTTGAGGATGGCCGCGTCTCCAACCTGGAAGGACTGACCGCCGTCCACCACCGCAAAGTCGGCAACCACTATTAAACAGGTGACAAATGTCAGGCCAGGACAGCCTGACCGACACGCGACACCACGAGGAGAAGCGCCATGACCCCTGCCCAAACGCCTGTGCGCGATATCCAGACGGTGGCGGTGGCCCCCGATACTTGGGCGCTGCGCTCCCGCAGCTTCGTGCGGCTCAAATTCGAGGTCGAGTACGCCCGGCAGCGGGGCACCACCTCCAACGCCTTTCTGTTTCAGGGGCCGGATCGAACGGTGCTGCTCTCCCCGCCGGGCGAAACGTTCACTGCCCTGTTTCTTGCGGAGTTGGAGCGGCTCATTGCCCTGGAGCAGATCCACGCGGTAGTGCTGGGTCACATCAACCCCAACCGCGCCAAAACCCTGATTGCCCTGCTGGCGCGCGCTCCCCGCCTGGAGATAATCTGCTCCAACCCCGGGGCCATCGCCCTTAGACCTTTGCTTGAAGGTGAAGCGGCCGACCTGCAAACGCAAATCCGGATCGTCCGCGGCCAAGAAGTCCTGGAACTGGGCGGCGATCGGCGGCTGCAGTGCATTCCCGCTCCGACGCCGCGCTGGCCCGACGGGCTGTGCCTCTTTGATCAAAAGCACTCGGCACTTTACACCGACAAATTTTTTGCCGCCCACGTCGCGGACGATGCCCTCTTCGACGAGAGCGGCACCGCCACGGGCGAGGACGCCCGTTACTTTTATGATTGTCTGATGGCAAGCCAGGCGCGCCAGGTCGAAGCGGTGCTCGACCGGCTTGCCGAGTGGCCCGCCCGGGTGATTGCCCCGGTGCACGGACCGCTGTTGCGCTCGGGCGGGCTGGATCTTATCTCCCATTACCGCCGCTGGAACCGCGCTCAGATTGAAAAGACGCTCACCGTCGCCTTGCTCTACGCCTCGGCCTACGGCTCCACCGCCACCCTCGCCCAGGCGCTTGCCCACGGGATCACCAAGGCCGGGGTGGGTGTGGAGACCATCAACTGCGAATTCGCCACCCCGGAGGAGATCCGCGAGGTGGTCTCGCGCGCCGACGGCTTTGTGATCGGCTCGCCCACCCTGGGCGGTCACGCCCCCACCCAGATCCAGACGGCCCTGGGCATTGTGCTTGCCACCGCTCCCAAATCGCAACTGACCGGGGTATTCGGCTCCTTCGGCTGGAGCGGCGAAGCGATCGACCTGCTGGAGGGCAAACTGCGCAACGCTGGATATTCCTTCGGCTTCGAGACTATTCGCGTCAAGTTCAAACCCAACGCCGGCACCTTGCAGGAGTGCGAGGAGGCGGGCACCGATTTTGCCCAGACGCTCAAGAAGACGCGCAAAGCCCGTCAGGGTCGCGCTCCTGCCGCCTCCACCCCCGTCGAGCAAGCCGCGGGCCGCATCGTCGGTTCGCTGTGTGTCGTCACGGCCCGGCGTGAAGAGGTCAGCAGTGCGATGCTCGCCTCCTGGGTCACCCAGGCCACCTTCAATCCGCCGGGGCTCACCGTGGCCGTCGCCAAGGAGCGGGCCATCGAGTCGCTGCTGTACCCGGGTGACGCCTTCGTGCTCAATATCCTTGAAGACGGGCAGCACCTGCCTTTGATGAAGCACTTTCTCAAACCCTTCGCTCCTGGCCAGGACCGTTTTGCGGGGGTTGCCACGCGCGCGGCGGCCAACGGCTCGCCCATCCTCTCAGAAGCGCTCGCCTACCTCGAATGCCGTGTGGAGGGGCGCATGGACTGCGGCGATCACTGGCTGGTCTACTGCGTGGCCGAGGGGGGAGATGTGCTCAACCCGAACGGCAAGACGGCCGTGCACTTTCGCTCGACCGGTACGCACTACTGACCCTGGGCGGATGTGGAGGCCGCTCCGAGGGGCAGCGGTGCACCGGGAGGATTGGGCGGGCTCAAGTAGCGGGCCAAAAACCGGTAAATTTCTTGGCGCGATTCTCTGGCCAGGGCCGTGTCGAGGCGGTTGAAGGCGTGGCCGCCGGGGGCATCCTGGTAGATTTTGTACTCGAACTGTTTGCCCGCCGCCTTGAGGGCCTTGATGAGCGCCTCCACCTGCATAACGTTGACGTCCTCGTCGTTGGTGGTCGTGTGGACCATCAGCGGAGTCTTGAGCTTCTCGGCGTGGAAGACCGGCGAGCGGCGGCGGCGGTACTCGGCCACATCCTCCTCGGGGGTCTTGCCGATGTGGTGAGAGGCAGAAAATAGCTCCCGGTAGTTCTGGCTTTTGTAACCGAGGCGCAGGATTACATTGAGTTTTCAGTTATCTCTTCCTTGAGCTCTCAGTTATCTCTTACTTATTAGACATGCCAGCTAGTAGTACCATGACTAATATTAAAGAGTACTAGATGGAATTGAGGAACCGATTTCCTGCATTCCTAAAACCACGCCACCCTCTCCCGGGCGATCCAGTACTGGTTTTGTAAACAAACCGAATAGTCCCCTTCCGAAGCAACTTTCGGCACTTAACCGTTCTTGAAGATTAGGCAAATCGATTCGGCTCATGCGCCTGACCGAAGCGCGCTCGGGCAGGCACAATCCGGATTCGTATAGCTATCCACAATTCATCACTCTTGAGGTATGCATTTATATGTCACGCATATCAGGTTCTGCTGTGTTCCTGTCGGTTGCGCTTGCGACCGTTCAGCCTTTTGCATTGCCGCTTCTGAGTCAGGAGGCACTGGCTCAAACTACATCCGCAATCACCAGTTTTTCGCCCACCAGTGGCCCGATTGGGACAGCGGTGGTCATCAACGGCAGTGGTTTCAGCAACGTCAGTTCGGTCAAGGTGGGCGGGGGCAATGTCGGCTTTACCCGCAACTCCAGCACCCAGGTGACCGCCACCACTAACAGCAATGCCAAAACCGGTCCAATTTCGATTCAGACCAGCAACGGCTTGCTCACCAGCTCCAGCACCTTCACCGTTACAGTCAACAATCCGACTATTTCCAGTTTCTCGCCCATCAGCGGCCCGCCCGACACCAAGGTGGTCATCCAGGGCACCTACTTCAACAACGTCCAGTCCGTCAAAATCGGCAGCATCTATTTGAATTTCGTCCGCGACTCGGAGACGCAGCTCACCACCACCACCAAAACAGGCAATGTCAGCGGCAAGGTAACCGTCACCACCACCGGAGGCTCCGCCGTCAGTTCGGCAAGCTTTACTAGTGATCCGCCGAGCATCACCAGCTTCACCCCGACCAACGGCACCGCCTATCCAGCCACCGACGTCACCATCAAGGGCATCAACCTGCTCAATATCACCAGCATCGGCTTCGGCAAAGGCTATGCCGAGAACTGGCAATCCTCCAGCCACAAGGAAGTCAAGACCAAAATCCCCTGCACGGCGAGCACCGGCAAAATCGCCATCAACACCTACGCGGGTGTGATCTCAAGCACCACCGACTTCAGCGTGCCCGACGCCGGTGTGCCGAGTGACGTGCCCCAGCGCATCGCCTGCGTCAAAGACCCCCGCACCCCCCCGGACGGTTTCACGGCCATCACCTATTGGGGACAGGCGATCGTCGATACCAGCAAAACTGGTGAAGCCATCGTCGAGATCGACTACATGAAGCTCTGGTGCACCATCAACGGCACCGAGAAGCTCCTCGCCGACGACCAGGGCTCGATCGACGGCCAACTCTATGTGCGCTCCGGCTGGTACAGCATCCGCGAGACCGAGCCGATGCCTTACACCTACAACGCCGAGAATGACTCGGTCGTGCTGCCCATCTCCGACCATCCCGACAAAATCTTCCACTGGTACATGAGCACCCCCCGAGCTTCCTGGTCGCCGGACGAGACCGTCAGCAGCTGCCGCGTCGAGGGCCGCATGAAAATCAGTGGACCGGCCCTGGTGCAGTTGGGTGCCGACTGGTGGGTGGACGCCTACGCCCCCTGGAACGGCGCGCAGGTGAACAACCGCGAGATGGGTTATTCCAACTGGTATCTCGCATCGCCCGATTGGCAGGTTATCCGGATGCCCTGAACTTGAGTTGAGAGGTTATTTTTACAGAGGTAGCCGTGATTTAGGTTCAGCACGGCTACCTCTGTACCCTGTTAGACTCGCTTGCCAGCCTGGGTACCACCGACTCATTCCAGCCGCGCACCACCTCTCGAAATCGGCATATTGCTCCCCACTCCAGTACGCCCAAGGAACTGCTCCTCGCGGGCCCTTGGTGGGGGGCATATGCGATGTCTGACCTTCTGCAGGAGTGACATTCAAGAACGCGAACAACTCCCGCGCCTGCTGAAAAACTTCCTCGCTTCGGGCAATCCATTTTCGCAAGAAGCCATCCGAGAAATAACTGATTTAGCCCGAGCTTTTCGCAGTAGCCAATCGCGAACTCAGCGCTCGAATCAAGAAATCTCTTGATGCCTGAACACGCCTGGTCAGGCGCTCCTGTACAGGCGCGTAATCAATATTACTGGTATTTGTCTTGTCACCGTCAAAAATGCGCTCGATCAGGCCCAGTTTGTTCAGTAAGTCGCCAGTTTTGGCGGCCTTTGTTTTGCAGACGAACACGTTGAAGGGCTTGTGGAAAATAATTGAGAATATCGAACCGTGGTAAGAGTCCGTAAAAACATAAGCCGCTTGTGAATAGTACCGTACCCACTCCTCAGGCCCAATACCAGCCAGGTTGTACTGTGCAATTCTGTGGTGGTAACCTACCGAGACAATTTTTAAATTGCGTTCACCCGCCAGTCGAAGAATAAAACTCTCCTCTGAGCTACTCATCGGACCCATTTTATAAATCAGCAAAAAAGGGCTGTCGATGGCAAGCGCTTTGCCCAAAAACTCTCCATAACCGACCAAAAATGTTGGGTCAAGTACCTGGATCGAATCCAGGGCGCACTCTTCTTTGATCACGCGGGCTGTGTTTGCATCTCGGACTGAAATGGCCTGGAATTGACGCACCAGGCTTTGAACGTTACTGCGATGGGCACCCAGGGTCTCGGTGTGGCCTGCACTGGCTGCATAGCTGATTTTAAGCGTTGTTTCTCCGTCGATAAAATCCAGAAAAAATGACGGATCGTATCCGCGCCATCCGTCCGTGGACCAGACCTGGTCACTCCCGACGACAACGGCGTCGTAGCAACGTTTGAAGCGCTTGAGGCCTTCCGATGAAAAGTAGACCCCTTCACTGAGCTGGATGCGCGATTCTCTGAATTGCTTCATCTTGAGGATCTTGGCAAGATTGCTCAATACGGGTCGGCTGGGCAAAAGCTCTCTGACATAATAGTTTTTCATCGCAACAAAAGGCTGGTAGTCGATGACCTCGGCTTTGAAGCCCAGGTTGTCGATGGTTTTCCAGAGCGCGTAGTTCTGAAGCGTTGCCCCATAGTTGCTAGTGTGATGAAACGAGAGAATTCCTACTTTCATTGTCGAGCTTCCCTGGCTAGTGTCCGACTTTAAGCTATGCTATCCAACCGATAGTACCATGTCAATTTAAAGGAGATAACTTAGTCCACACTGATCACTTCTAATTCAACCTTTTGCAGTGCCATCAAGTGCAAAATTTTGGTTATCGTAATCAAGGTCACTATCGGCGTGCTGCTTTTCGACTTGTTTAAAATCCAGTTGCTGGTTTTGCTGGAAAACCAGGCTTCACCGATACGCAATCCCCGCAGTCTGTCCATGATTGGATAACAAGCCGATTTAAAGACTGTGCCGCAATTGGGCAGAGTATTGTCCTGGTGTTCTTTGGCCCACTGTCGACGTTCCTGCAGAGGGTTGGAAGCAAAATCCGCCGGGCTGAATTGCAGCACAGCGCTCAAGATCAATTTGCGGGTCATGCCGGTGAAGACAGTTTGGCGATAGCTTCTGGTAATCTGCTCGTTGGCGAGGGTCTTGACTTCGCCGTTTTCAAGAAACGTCACGCTTTCCACAAAATCGTAAATGGTGCGGCTGTGAAGTTTGCCCCTACCGGCGTTCATTGCCAACGCTCCGCCAATCGAAGCGGGAACCGAAGCCAGATAGTAAAAGCTGTCAAAAGAATTTTGGCCGCAGTAGTTCAATACTTCGTTGATCTGCACGGTGGAAGATACCCGCAGGCGGTAGTCGGGAAGCGGTTCGAGGGTTTTGGGCAAGCTATTCTTGAGCACCAGCGAGCGCACCGACGAGCGAGTGAACAAAGTATTGGAGCCGTTTCCGAGGATATAGACCTTCGCTCCGTGCCGGTCTGCCCACCGGCAGTAGTCCATAAATTCCTCGGCGCTTTTGAATTCTCCGTAACACTCAAATCGATGAGTGGTCCGAAAAGTGGAAAGTTGGTTCGATTCGACAGAAACAATACTCACCACAGTTACTCCCTGAAGCAAGAACGCGACCTATACGATCAAGACGCTTTGCTGCCCGCCGCTTTGGGCAACAATTCGCGGGCGTAGGCAAACGCCCGCTCAAAGAGCGAAGGAGCGCCCCAGCGCAACGCGAGCAGATAAACACCAGCGCCCACGGCAATGGAGAGTACAAGTAACGACAAGGGATCGAGCCGCTCGACAAGCAACTGCCGGGTTACCCAGATGGCCGATACCATCGCCAACGAGCTCATCAAGGGAGGAATGAACTGTCTCAAGTACACGTCAAGCTCAATGCGGATGAGGCGGTCCACCGCCCAGACGGCCACCGGCGTGAGCAGGTAGACCCGCAGTGTGTAGGCGGCGGCGACCGCCACAATCCCCCAATGAACAGCGAAGGCGAAGGCGACCAGACCGCAGACAGCGTTGAGCAAATTGATCCCAAGACGCCAGGCAGGCTTGCCCATCGCCACGAGCACCGTCGAGTTGAAAAAGAGGACCGATTGCTGAAGGCCCAGCAGTGCCAGGATCTGCAGCACCGGCACACTTGCTTCCCATTGGCCGCCGAAGACGACTGCCACCAGTTCCGGCGCTAAGGCCGCTACCCCCAGAAATGCCGGGAAGGAGACCAGGCTGGTGAACTGCGTAACGGTGTAAAAG harbors:
- a CDS encoding diflavin flavoprotein; this translates as MQQTIQKRLTVQSGAVAPETVAMRCLDWDRDRFDIEFGLQNGTTYNSYLIEGEQVALVDTSHEKFRSLYLDLLKGHIDPKRIDYLVISHTEPDHSGLVADVLALAPQATVVASRMALQFLANMVHRRFPQRAVKSGDTLDLGGGHVLEFVSAPNLHWPDTMFTFDRGTGVLYTCDAFGMHYCNERMFDEDLSAIEPDYRFYYECLMAPNARSVLTALKRMEPLGEITAIATGHGPMLKLHLGELVDRYRRWSQEQSEATTSVAVFYVSDYGYSDRLSQAIAQGITKSHVATELVDLRATPLAEIQEIVRQSAGVVIGTPPTAGPAAQATQAALGVILANVKEKQAFGIYEACGGFDEPAFPLSSRFADLGLVRAFAPIRIPGREGALAEAEATGTPTPALYKLCEESGTDLAQWLTRDRTVQQMKAVAVGLDKAMGRLSGGLYVLTAAKGELKGAMLASWVNQASFAPLGVTIAVAKDRAIEALMQVGDLFALNVLEEGKYAPLMRHFLKRFAPGEDRFVGVETLTGTGGTPILADALAYMECRVASRMECSDHWLVYGVVEDGRVSNLEGLTAVHHRKVGNHY
- a CDS encoding diflavin flavoprotein, which produces MTPAQTPVRDIQTVAVAPDTWALRSRSFVRLKFEVEYARQRGTTSNAFLFQGPDRTVLLSPPGETFTALFLAELERLIALEQIHAVVLGHINPNRAKTLIALLARAPRLEIICSNPGAIALRPLLEGEAADLQTQIRIVRGQEVLELGGDRRLQCIPAPTPRWPDGLCLFDQKHSALYTDKFFAAHVADDALFDESGTATGEDARYFYDCLMASQARQVEAVLDRLAEWPARVIAPVHGPLLRSGGLDLISHYRRWNRAQIEKTLTVALLYASAYGSTATLAQALAHGITKAGVGVETINCEFATPEEIREVVSRADGFVIGSPTLGGHAPTQIQTALGIVLATAPKSQLTGVFGSFGWSGEAIDLLEGKLRNAGYSFGFETIRVKFKPNAGTLQECEEAGTDFAQTLKKTRKARQGRAPAASTPVEQAAGRIVGSLCVVTARREEVSSAMLASWVTQATFNPPGLTVAVAKERAIESLLYPGDAFVLNILEDGQHLPLMKHFLKPFAPGQDRFAGVATRAAANGSPILSEALAYLECRVEGRMDCGDHWLVYCVAEGGDVLNPNGKTAVHFRSTGTHY
- a CDS encoding alpha/beta hydrolase family protein, which encodes MLRLGYKSQNYRELFSASHHIGKTPEEDVAEYRRRRSPVFHAEKLKTPLMVHTTTNDEDVNVMQVEALIKALKAAGKQFEYKIYQDAPGGHAFNRLDTALARESRQEIYRFLARYLSPPNPPGAPLPLGAASTSAQGQ
- a CDS encoding IPT/TIG domain-containing protein → MSRISGSAVFLSVALATVQPFALPLLSQEALAQTTSAITSFSPTSGPIGTAVVINGSGFSNVSSVKVGGGNVGFTRNSSTQVTATTNSNAKTGPISIQTSNGLLTSSSTFTVTVNNPTISSFSPISGPPDTKVVIQGTYFNNVQSVKIGSIYLNFVRDSETQLTTTTKTGNVSGKVTVTTTGGSAVSSASFTSDPPSITSFTPTNGTAYPATDVTIKGINLLNITSIGFGKGYAENWQSSSHKEVKTKIPCTASTGKIAINTYAGVISSTTDFSVPDAGVPSDVPQRIACVKDPRTPPDGFTAITYWGQAIVDTSKTGEAIVEIDYMKLWCTINGTEKLLADDQGSIDGQLYVRSGWYSIRETEPMPYTYNAENDSVVLPISDHPDKIFHWYMSTPRASWSPDETVSSCRVEGRMKISGPALVQLGADWWVDAYAPWNGAQVNNREMGYSNWYLASPDWQVIRMP
- a CDS encoding polysaccharide pyruvyl transferase family protein yields the protein MKVGILSFHHTSNYGATLQNYALWKTIDNLGFKAEVIDYQPFVAMKNYYVRELLPSRPVLSNLAKILKMKQFRESRIQLSEGVYFSSEGLKRFKRCYDAVVVGSDQVWSTDGWRGYDPSFFLDFIDGETTLKISYAASAGHTETLGAHRSNVQSLVRQFQAISVRDANTARVIKEECALDSIQVLDPTFLVGYGEFLGKALAIDSPFLLIYKMGPMSSSEESFILRLAGERNLKIVSVGYHHRIAQYNLAGIGPEEWVRYYSQAAYVFTDSYHGSIFSIIFHKPFNVFVCKTKAAKTGDLLNKLGLIERIFDGDKTNTSNIDYAPVQERLTRRVQASRDFLIRALSSRLATAKSSG
- a CDS encoding FAD-binding protein, translating into MSIVSVESNQLSTFRTTHRFECYGEFKSAEEFMDYCRWADRHGAKVYILGNGSNTLFTRSSVRSLVLKNSLPKTLEPLPDYRLRVSSTVQINEVLNYCGQNSFDSFYYLASVPASIGGALAMNAGRGKLHSRTIYDFVESVTFLENGEVKTLANEQITRSYRQTVFTGMTRKLILSAVLQFSPADFASNPLQERRQWAKEHQDNTLPNCGTVFKSACYPIMDRLRGLRIGEAWFSSKTSNWILNKSKSSTPIVTLITITKILHLMALQKVELEVISVD